A window of the Cystobacter fuscus genome harbors these coding sequences:
- a CDS encoding vWA domain-containing protein, producing the protein MNRTHLLLALTTLLALGALVIGLPSLQPPAAKTPSGTVRPPVTAHEGVLTLEGKLSGAYVRTGPSEAHALFTVRANSLPTQRRMPVNLALVIDRSGSMRGQKLADARRAARMLVGRLETGDRLALVHYGSDVHVQPSEEITPASRDRMISFVNSIDDEGGTNLSGGLEAGAEALRPHVKDYRVSRIILLSDGEPTEGIVDEARLGRLAADYQHEGIAVSGLGVGEQFNERLMRGLAEQGGGFYGYLQDSERLAEILGRELKQATGTLARGVRLRLELPQGVTSAEALGVAAVQEDSALLIPLYDLSGGQEVRVVVKLNLAMEVPSPARTLVSARLDYNDLVADKPVRMELELGAAVTEDEELVRARMDPDVGVAVTRALGASQMQAAAEAMKQGDRTRALDMLGNVRRLFGASSSALSGEMHEVEQTEAAYRDAQDETSVRREALKLHRKSLQSFGQNNSY; encoded by the coding sequence ATGAACCGCACCCACCTGCTGCTGGCCCTCACCACGCTGCTCGCCCTCGGCGCCCTCGTCATCGGGCTGCCGTCTCTCCAGCCCCCCGCGGCGAAGACACCTTCCGGCACGGTGCGCCCGCCCGTCACGGCCCACGAGGGCGTACTCACCCTGGAGGGCAAGCTGTCCGGCGCCTACGTGCGCACCGGACCGAGCGAGGCCCATGCCCTGTTCACGGTGCGCGCCAACTCGCTCCCCACACAGCGGCGCATGCCCGTGAACCTGGCGCTCGTCATCGATCGCTCGGGCTCCATGCGGGGCCAGAAGCTCGCGGACGCGCGGCGCGCGGCGCGCATGCTCGTGGGGCGGCTGGAGACCGGAGACCGGCTGGCGCTCGTGCACTACGGCTCGGACGTGCACGTGCAGCCCAGCGAGGAGATAACGCCCGCGTCTCGCGACCGGATGATCTCCTTCGTGAATTCCATCGACGACGAGGGCGGCACCAACCTCAGCGGCGGCCTGGAGGCGGGCGCCGAGGCGCTGCGGCCCCACGTGAAGGACTACCGCGTGAGCCGCATCATCCTGCTGAGCGATGGCGAGCCCACCGAGGGCATCGTGGACGAGGCCCGCCTCGGACGCCTGGCGGCCGACTACCAACACGAGGGCATCGCGGTGAGCGGGCTGGGCGTCGGCGAGCAGTTCAACGAGCGGCTGATGCGCGGCCTGGCCGAGCAGGGTGGCGGCTTCTACGGCTACCTCCAGGACTCGGAGCGTCTGGCGGAGATCCTCGGGCGCGAGCTGAAGCAGGCCACGGGGACGCTCGCGCGCGGGGTGCGGCTGCGGCTGGAGCTGCCCCAGGGCGTGACGTCCGCGGAGGCCCTGGGCGTGGCGGCGGTGCAAGAGGACAGCGCGCTGCTCATCCCCCTGTACGACCTGTCCGGAGGCCAGGAGGTGCGCGTGGTGGTGAAGCTGAACCTGGCCATGGAGGTCCCCTCCCCCGCGCGAACCCTGGTGAGTGCGCGGTTGGACTACAATGATCTGGTGGCGGACAAGCCGGTGCGGATGGAACTCGAGCTGGGGGCGGCAGTGACCGAGGACGAGGAACTCGTGCGCGCACGAATGGACCCGGACGTCGGGGTGGCCGTGACGCGGGCGCTCGGGGCGAGCCAGATGCAGGCGGCCGCCGAGGCGATGAAGCAGGGCGACCGCACGCGCGCGCTGGACATGCTCGGCAACGTGCGCAGGCTCTTCGGCGCCTCGTCCTCGGCGCTCTCCGGGGAGATGCACGAGGTGGAGCAGACCGAGGCCGCCTACCGCGACGCCCAGGATGAAACTTCCGTGCGGCGTGAGGCGTTGAAGCTCCATCGCAAGTCGCTCCAGTCCTTCGGACAGAACAACTCCTACTAG
- a CDS encoding PAS domain S-box protein, translating into MSLKPQPTLSLSAPLAARPRLTLERPGEVVFQLDTQGRLTHLTPVWTELTGFPLEECLGQPSRQYVHPADRSLYDEQGCPRLGEVHEVRKRELRYLTREGGFRWGEVLVRPVLEDGSVVGLSGTLHDITERRRAQEALTRRERYLSALVEIQQRLLGTSASEDLFTRLMAPLGEASGASRVYTFETHRSPDGELLISQRAEWCEPSVKKEIDNPTLQNVPFEKAIPRWYELMSRGQAISGLVKDFPTEEQALLDPQGIRSLLALPLWVHGTLAGFIGFDNCVEEREWDRLEVDLLMAATGAISLALEHRHAERALREREQRFRAMAENSSDVLYRYQLAGTRSFAFVSGVVTRNLGFTPEEHYRDSLLWHRRAHPDDVELLEQLLSEPRRMADAPVVVRFLKPDGSTVWLQHAVTPVLDGAGMCVAVEGIARDVTQHRHFEEALKHSEASFRILLEGVPEPAAIQRDGHIIFANMALVTSLGFERPEEVLGRCLREFIKDDPPSAPDTLVTGERRLLRRDGQVRVAEFASLPLLFDGKPAVVSIARDVTEQRQLQSRLNLADRMASMGTLAAGIAHEINNPLAFVISNLGFLSDELRRMPSFVPGGVASRPEVSEWRGVLSEAREGAERVRQIVRQLKSFSRPDEERVEAVDLHAVLDSAVMLAANEIKHRARLRREYGTIPRVMGNEGRLCQVFLNLVVNAAQAIAEGAVDKNEIVLHTCPDSDGRVLVEVRDTGGGIPREVLGRIFDPFFTTKPVGVGTGLGLSICHGIITGLGGDILVESEPGRGTTMRVVLPAAAEGTPQQTQPTAPPVAPVTQRGRVLIVDDEPAVGRALKRILRDHDVELATSGRQALDLLQRDSSFHVILCDVMMPDLGGKDLYEAMQHAGAGVEQRFVFVSGGAFTPGARDFLSRVSNPTLEKPFDESAVKRVVRELVLKAMPSSR; encoded by the coding sequence ATGTCCTTGAAGCCCCAGCCGACCCTTTCCCTCTCCGCGCCCCTCGCGGCGCGCCCCCGGCTGACGCTCGAACGGCCGGGAGAAGTGGTGTTCCAGCTCGACACCCAGGGGCGGCTCACGCACCTCACTCCGGTGTGGACCGAGCTCACGGGCTTCCCGCTGGAGGAGTGCCTCGGGCAGCCCAGCCGACAGTACGTGCACCCGGCCGATCGCTCGCTCTACGACGAGCAGGGCTGTCCGCGGTTGGGCGAGGTGCACGAGGTGCGCAAGCGCGAGCTGCGCTACCTCACCCGCGAGGGCGGCTTCCGCTGGGGCGAGGTGCTCGTACGGCCAGTGCTCGAAGACGGCAGCGTGGTGGGCCTGAGCGGCACGCTCCACGACATCACCGAGCGGCGCCGGGCCCAGGAGGCACTGACGCGGCGCGAGCGCTACCTCAGCGCGCTCGTGGAAATCCAACAGCGGCTGCTGGGCACGTCCGCCTCGGAAGATCTCTTCACCCGGCTGATGGCCCCCTTGGGCGAGGCCTCGGGCGCCAGCCGCGTCTACACCTTCGAGACGCACCGCAGCCCCGACGGTGAGCTGCTCATCAGCCAGCGCGCCGAGTGGTGTGAGCCCAGCGTGAAGAAGGAGATCGACAACCCGACCCTGCAGAACGTGCCCTTCGAGAAGGCCATCCCCCGCTGGTACGAGCTGATGTCTCGCGGCCAGGCCATCAGCGGACTGGTGAAGGACTTCCCCACCGAGGAGCAGGCGCTGCTCGATCCCCAGGGCATCCGCTCGCTCCTGGCGCTGCCCTTGTGGGTGCACGGCACGCTCGCGGGCTTCATCGGCTTCGACAACTGCGTGGAGGAGCGCGAGTGGGACCGGCTGGAAGTGGACCTGCTGATGGCGGCCACCGGTGCCATCTCGCTCGCCCTGGAGCACCGCCACGCCGAGCGCGCCCTGCGCGAGCGTGAGCAGCGCTTCCGCGCCATGGCGGAGAACTCCTCGGACGTGCTCTACCGCTACCAGCTCGCCGGCACGCGCAGCTTCGCCTTCGTGAGCGGCGTGGTGACGCGCAACCTGGGCTTCACCCCCGAGGAGCACTACCGCGACAGCCTGCTGTGGCACCGCCGCGCGCACCCCGACGACGTGGAGCTGCTCGAGCAACTGCTGTCCGAGCCCCGGCGCATGGCGGACGCCCCCGTGGTGGTGCGCTTCCTCAAGCCGGATGGCAGCACGGTGTGGCTGCAGCACGCGGTGACGCCCGTACTGGACGGCGCGGGCATGTGCGTGGCGGTGGAGGGCATCGCGCGCGACGTCACCCAGCACCGCCACTTCGAGGAGGCCCTCAAGCACTCCGAGGCGAGCTTCCGCATCCTCCTGGAGGGCGTGCCGGAGCCGGCCGCCATCCAGCGCGACGGGCACATCATCTTCGCCAACATGGCGCTCGTCACCTCGCTGGGCTTCGAGCGCCCCGAGGAGGTGCTCGGTCGATGTCTGCGCGAGTTCATCAAGGACGATCCCCCCTCGGCCCCGGACACGCTGGTCACCGGGGAGCGGCGGCTGCTGCGGCGTGACGGCCAGGTGCGCGTGGCGGAGTTCGCCTCGCTGCCGCTGCTCTTCGACGGCAAGCCAGCCGTGGTGTCCATCGCGAGGGACGTCACCGAGCAGCGCCAGTTGCAGTCGCGCCTCAACCTCGCCGACCGCATGGCCTCCATGGGCACGCTGGCCGCGGGAATCGCCCACGAAATCAACAACCCGCTCGCCTTCGTCATCTCCAACCTGGGCTTCCTGTCGGACGAGCTGCGCCGCATGCCCTCCTTCGTGCCCGGGGGCGTGGCGTCGCGCCCCGAGGTGAGCGAGTGGCGAGGCGTGCTGAGCGAGGCGCGCGAGGGCGCCGAGCGCGTGCGGCAGATCGTCCGCCAGCTCAAGTCCTTCTCCCGGCCGGACGAGGAGCGGGTGGAGGCGGTGGATCTGCACGCCGTGCTGGACTCGGCGGTGATGCTGGCGGCCAACGAAATCAAGCACCGCGCGCGGCTCCGGCGCGAGTACGGGACCATCCCCCGTGTCATGGGCAACGAGGGCCGCCTGTGCCAGGTGTTCCTCAACCTGGTGGTGAACGCGGCGCAGGCCATCGCCGAGGGCGCGGTGGACAAGAACGAGATCGTCCTGCACACGTGCCCGGACTCGGATGGCCGGGTGCTCGTCGAGGTGCGGGACACCGGCGGCGGCATCCCCCGCGAGGTGCTGGGGCGCATCTTCGATCCCTTCTTCACCACGAAGCCCGTGGGCGTGGGCACCGGGCTGGGGCTGTCCATCTGCCATGGCATCATCACGGGCCTGGGCGGCGACATCCTCGTGGAGAGCGAGCCCGGACGTGGCACCACCATGCGCGTGGTGTTGCCCGCGGCCGCGGAAGGCACGCCCCAGCAGACCCAGCCGACGGCGCCGCCCGTGGCCCCCGTGACCCAACGCGGCCGGGTGCTCATCGTGGACGACGAGCCCGCGGTGGGCCGCGCCCTCAAGCGCATCCTGCGCGATCATGACGTGGAGCTGGCCACCAGCGGACGCCAGGCGCTGGACCTGCTCCAGCGGGACTCGAGCTTCCACGTCATCCTGTGCGACGTGATGATGCCGGACCTCGGGGGCAAGGATCTCTACGAGGCCATGCAGCACGCGGGCGCGGGAGTCGAGCAACGGTTCGTCTTCGTCTCCGGCGGCGCCTTCACCCCCGGGGCGCGCGACTTCCTGTCGCGGGTGTCCAACCCCACCCTGGAAAAGCCCTTCGACGAATCCGCCGTCAAGCGCGTGGTGCGCGAGCTGGTGCTCAAGGCCATGCCCTCGAGCCGCTGA
- a CDS encoding sensor histidine kinase has protein sequence MSSSTEPGLATEPARTPSLPITWPAALFGLMFGVAMTYAPYEFHATSFRPLYPYVRPLGMAYLISSIVLMATMLYPLAPRWLDVLGRVGFGAVTTLYWWVLNVRTGGLTGAVLYPLLLTGVALEASPRWRKREVLRSIVALIALAFGLIMLVAHQRFPSVFYAALAPLLVPMGLVFLACGVGLLAPPITRRYPRLPRLLFALLAVDFCLLAWGFGRIGSGPAASIYVILTLACIAASTGFRPRAPRTVGFKLLRGLAFAGLVPLLALGGFAAWLAQNAIERQVRDDTLRAAAGEADFLVRYLDDSRESLQLMLEAPGFRSAFAARDRQLLELYLRNLPAQARAFDAAIAVDKDGLGMAASYRKEDLGTFAHRDFHAGVLSTNAPYVSRPYISQLGLPHVAVALPFKQDGKVEGLLVGLLSLERLSAAVTPAAQRFRVQVLDRRGFLLLRDTQPGAPLLSVAQLPEALRLHLSNSDEGVVETFGQDNQRILLAADAPVPGTEWSVVVAQDMGVAYRAITRTSVAFILMLALGVLLMLGLSQFVARDIIRRLDTLHAATAAIARGELSQRVPMGEDDELGELCRGFNEMALRTELAQGELREAVRLREEFLSVASHELRTPLTPLKGFAALTLNRVEKGGDFPERERTLKALRSMARQTDRLTRLVDDLLDTSRIQAGRFELECAPVDLVPLVREVIERFELRGTEGLRFFFDSPEEPVEGVWDGPRLEQVVTNLLSNAVRYSPHGGTVRASFHFTPEWVELRVRDEGIGIPPESLAQLFQPFARASNATARHYGGLGLGLFICREIVQRHGGTIWAESPGAQQGSCFHVRLPRQVPAAAPIPSAAAS, from the coding sequence ATGAGCTCGTCCACCGAGCCGGGCCTGGCGACCGAGCCCGCGCGCACGCCCTCCCTGCCCATCACCTGGCCCGCCGCCCTCTTCGGGCTCATGTTCGGCGTGGCGATGACGTACGCGCCCTACGAGTTCCACGCGACCTCGTTCCGCCCGCTCTACCCCTACGTACGCCCCCTGGGCATGGCCTACCTCATCAGCAGCATCGTGCTGATGGCCACCATGCTCTACCCGCTCGCGCCGCGCTGGCTGGACGTGCTCGGGCGCGTGGGCTTCGGCGCCGTCACCACGCTCTACTGGTGGGTGCTCAACGTGCGCACCGGCGGGCTCACCGGCGCCGTGCTCTACCCGCTGCTGCTCACCGGCGTGGCCCTGGAGGCGAGCCCCCGCTGGCGCAAGCGCGAGGTGCTGCGCAGCATCGTCGCCCTCATCGCGCTCGCCTTCGGCCTCATCATGCTGGTGGCCCACCAGCGCTTCCCCTCCGTCTTCTACGCCGCGCTCGCGCCCCTGCTCGTGCCCATGGGGCTCGTCTTCCTGGCGTGTGGCGTGGGCCTGCTCGCGCCCCCCATCACCCGGCGCTACCCCCGCCTGCCCCGGCTGCTCTTCGCCCTGCTCGCGGTGGACTTCTGCCTGCTCGCCTGGGGCTTCGGCCGCATCGGCTCGGGGCCCGCCGCCAGCATCTACGTCATCCTCACCCTGGCCTGCATCGCCGCCTCCACCGGCTTCCGTCCCCGCGCGCCCCGCACCGTGGGCTTCAAGCTCCTGCGCGGCCTGGCCTTCGCCGGCCTCGTGCCCCTGCTCGCCCTGGGCGGCTTCGCGGCCTGGCTCGCCCAGAACGCCATCGAGCGCCAGGTGCGCGACGACACCCTGCGCGCCGCCGCGGGCGAGGCGGACTTCCTCGTGCGCTACCTCGACGACTCGCGCGAGTCGCTCCAGCTCATGCTCGAGGCGCCCGGCTTCCGCTCCGCCTTCGCCGCGCGCGACCGGCAGCTGCTCGAGCTGTACCTGCGCAACCTCCCCGCCCAGGCGCGCGCCTTCGACGCCGCCATCGCCGTGGACAAGGACGGCCTGGGCATGGCCGCCTCCTACCGCAAGGAGGACCTGGGCACCTTCGCCCACCGCGACTTCCACGCCGGGGTGCTCAGCACCAACGCCCCCTACGTGTCGCGCCCCTACATCAGCCAGCTCGGCCTGCCCCACGTCGCCGTGGCGCTGCCCTTCAAGCAGGACGGCAAGGTGGAGGGTCTGCTCGTGGGCCTGCTCTCCCTGGAGCGCCTGAGCGCCGCGGTCACCCCCGCCGCCCAGCGCTTCCGCGTGCAGGTGCTCGACCGCAGAGGCTTCCTGCTCCTGCGCGACACCCAGCCGGGGGCACCCCTGCTCAGCGTGGCGCAGCTGCCCGAGGCCCTGCGCCTGCACCTGTCCAACAGCGACGAGGGCGTGGTGGAGACGTTCGGCCAGGACAACCAGCGCATCCTCCTGGCCGCCGACGCCCCCGTGCCCGGCACCGAGTGGAGCGTCGTGGTGGCCCAGGACATGGGCGTCGCCTACCGCGCCATCACCCGCACGAGCGTGGCCTTCATCCTCATGCTCGCGCTCGGCGTGCTGCTCATGCTCGGCCTGTCCCAGTTCGTCGCGCGCGACATCATCCGCCGCCTGGACACCCTGCACGCGGCCACCGCCGCCATCGCCCGCGGCGAGCTCAGCCAGCGCGTGCCCATGGGCGAGGACGACGAGCTGGGCGAGCTGTGCCGGGGCTTCAACGAGATGGCGCTGCGCACCGAGCTCGCCCAGGGCGAGCTGCGCGAGGCGGTGCGTCTGCGCGAGGAGTTCCTCTCCGTGGCCAGCCACGAGCTGCGCACCCCGCTCACCCCCCTCAAGGGCTTCGCCGCCCTCACGCTCAACCGCGTGGAGAAGGGCGGCGACTTCCCCGAGCGCGAGCGCACCCTCAAGGCCCTGCGCTCCATGGCCCGGCAGACCGACCGGCTCACCCGCCTGGTGGATGATCTGCTCGACACCTCGCGCATCCAGGCGGGCCGCTTCGAGCTGGAGTGCGCCCCGGTGGACCTGGTGCCGCTGGTGCGCGAGGTCATCGAGCGCTTCGAGCTGCGCGGCACCGAGGGCCTGCGCTTCTTCTTCGACTCACCCGAAGAGCCCGTGGAAGGCGTATGGGATGGCCCACGCCTGGAGCAGGTGGTGACCAACCTGCTGTCCAACGCCGTGCGCTACTCCCCCCACGGCGGCACCGTGCGCGCCAGCTTCCACTTCACCCCCGAGTGGGTGGAGCTGCGCGTGCGCGACGAGGGCATCGGCATCCCCCCCGAGAGCCTCGCCCAACTCTTCCAGCCCTTCGCCCGCGCCTCCAACGCCACCGCGCGCCACTACGGCGGCCTCGGACTCGGCCTCTTCATCTGCCGTGAAATCGTCCAACGTCACGGTGGCACCATCTGGGCCGAGAGCCCCGGCGCCCAGCAGGGAAGCTGCTTCCACGTGCGCCTCCCCCGCCAGGTTCCCGCCGCCGCCCCCATTCCCTCCGCCGCCGCCAGCTAG
- a CDS encoding GreA/GreB family elongation factor, with the protein MPLLDKNALLAQLVDRLHQSDRLAHRAEADAREAARSLATESEKKEDGRAAIEYGSLATGQAQRARRVHEELQALADLQKTGLPRQPPKGPVALGAIVDMSTEDEEGFAERTFFLLPVGAGTELTGPDGDGFLSVITPSSPVGRALLGRRPGDTIEVTLAGEVREWTVLEIA; encoded by the coding sequence ATGCCATTGCTGGACAAGAACGCCCTGCTCGCCCAACTCGTCGACCGGCTCCACCAGAGCGACCGGCTCGCCCACCGCGCAGAGGCCGACGCGCGCGAGGCCGCCCGCTCGCTCGCCACCGAGTCCGAGAAGAAGGAAGACGGCCGCGCCGCCATCGAATACGGCAGCCTCGCCACCGGCCAGGCCCAACGCGCCCGCCGCGTCCACGAGGAGCTCCAGGCGCTCGCCGATCTGCAGAAGACGGGACTGCCGCGCCAGCCGCCCAAGGGCCCCGTCGCCCTGGGCGCCATCGTCGACATGTCCACCGAGGACGAAGAGGGCTTCGCCGAGCGCACCTTCTTCCTGCTGCCCGTGGGCGCCGGCACCGAGCTGACGGGGCCCGATGGCGATGGCTTCCTCTCCGTCATCACCCCCTCCTCCCCCGTGGGCCGCGCCCTGCTGGGACGTCGGCCAGGAGACACCATCGAGGTCACCCTCGCCGGAGAGGTCCGTGAGTGGACGGTCCTCGAGATCGCCTGA
- a CDS encoding rhodanese-like domain-containing protein translates to MTPKELSEKARELVGQGWVLLDVRTPEEYRQGHPEPARNIPVQELPQRLAEVGPPGTRVVVYCQAGGRSARAVEILRAAGYPDLFDLRSVSNW, encoded by the coding sequence ATGACGCCGAAAGAGCTGTCCGAGAAGGCCCGGGAGCTGGTGGGCCAGGGGTGGGTGTTGTTGGACGTGCGCACGCCGGAGGAGTACCGCCAGGGGCACCCGGAACCCGCGCGCAACATTCCGGTGCAGGAGCTGCCGCAGCGCCTCGCCGAGGTGGGGCCGCCGGGCACGCGGGTGGTGGTGTACTGCCAGGCGGGAGGCCGCAGCGCGCGCGCGGTGGAGATCCTGCGCGCGGCGGGCTACCCGGATCTGTTCGACCTGCGCTCGGTGAGCAACTGGTAG
- a CDS encoding prolipoprotein diacylglyceryl transferase, producing the protein MIPYLYVPPLKLGPLTIEPFGIFVAMGIFLAARLLASQAEREGRDPTPLLDYAPWGVGVGIVTGHLLHLFAYHPEELSKSPFQIFKVWDGLSSFGGLIGGILAAVVFFRVRKLRFRDYADAFALAVAPGWAVARLGCFAVHDHPGARTDFFLAVNFPERFYGGPRHDLGLYDAAYLFALTALLWALRNTPAMKGKLLPLLSLLYAFGRFFFDSLRATDLSYVDARYFGLTPAQYGCFALVLFGLWGLATWKSSAPGPRAASGPPGNVQPQTR; encoded by the coding sequence GTGATTCCCTACCTGTACGTTCCCCCCCTCAAGCTCGGTCCCCTCACCATCGAGCCCTTCGGCATCTTCGTGGCGATGGGCATCTTCCTCGCCGCCCGCTTGCTGGCCAGTCAGGCCGAGCGGGAAGGGCGCGACCCCACCCCGCTGCTCGACTACGCGCCCTGGGGGGTGGGGGTGGGCATCGTCACCGGCCACCTGCTCCACCTCTTCGCCTACCACCCCGAGGAGCTCTCCAAGAGCCCCTTTCAAATCTTCAAGGTGTGGGACGGCCTGTCCTCCTTCGGAGGGCTCATCGGCGGCATCCTCGCCGCCGTCGTCTTCTTCCGGGTGCGCAAGCTGCGCTTCCGCGACTACGCGGACGCCTTCGCCCTGGCCGTGGCGCCCGGCTGGGCCGTGGCTCGGCTCGGCTGCTTCGCCGTGCATGATCACCCCGGCGCGCGCACCGACTTCTTCCTCGCGGTGAACTTCCCCGAGCGCTTCTACGGCGGCCCCCGCCATGACCTCGGCCTCTACGACGCCGCCTACCTCTTCGCCCTCACCGCGCTCTTGTGGGCCCTGCGCAACACCCCCGCCATGAAGGGCAAGCTGCTGCCCCTGCTCTCCCTGCTCTACGCCTTCGGCCGCTTCTTCTTCGACAGCCTGCGCGCCACCGACCTGTCCTATGTGGACGCGCGCTACTTCGGCCTCACCCCGGCCCAGTACGGCTGCTTCGCGCTCGTCCTCTTCGGCCTGTGGGGCCTGGCCACGTGGAAGTCCTCCGCCCCCGGGCCCCGGGCCGCGTCCGGACCGCCCGGCAACGTCCAGCCCCAGACCCGCTAG
- a CDS encoding S8 family peptidase: MKSYLLVPKESIETHAKPGVRGTEQGERVLQRTTALQFMMSGRAPDMLRDLGLHSATLPGRLPQVSVPVVAKKKKTAAGRRGRKSNEVSVAASDGPVMELASASEVGTYRHMPLIGATMAHFVSEKAERIAREELGGDFEFIPDTVHLTFPGPVAAGQIGPRNRGLSSLVNREWPEESGIAAAHAQGIKGAGVMLGILDTGVDADHPEHQDRLIQFRYVSLFPNSPQNPARDVRGFDPDGHGTHVAGIAAGSFHGVAPEVDLYVASVIESETIRTSLGRVAAGMEWLLHQFSRPENAMRPAVVNMSLGFPVQPPPGVSDMEYRLNIRALQTLVRRLVDSNVLPVVAAGNGGAGTAGYPAAFPEALAVGAVDFARRVASFSASGVVNQRSIPDVMGYGVNVYSSTERRCNNQAFYERMSGTSMAAPYVAGLAALYRCRSPDLTALEVRDLILANVLKLPKTAEGRAGRGLAVYK, translated from the coding sequence ATGAAGTCCTATCTGCTGGTGCCGAAGGAGTCGATTGAAACCCACGCCAAGCCCGGCGTGCGGGGCACGGAGCAGGGAGAGCGCGTGTTGCAGCGCACCACCGCCCTTCAGTTCATGATGAGCGGGCGGGCGCCGGACATGCTGCGGGACCTCGGCCTGCACTCCGCCACGCTGCCCGGACGCCTGCCCCAGGTGAGCGTGCCCGTTGTCGCGAAGAAGAAGAAGACGGCGGCGGGCAGGCGGGGCCGCAAGTCCAACGAGGTGAGCGTCGCGGCCAGTGATGGTCCGGTGATGGAGCTGGCGTCCGCCTCGGAGGTGGGCACCTACCGCCACATGCCGCTCATCGGTGCCACCATGGCCCACTTCGTCTCGGAGAAGGCCGAGCGCATCGCGCGCGAGGAACTCGGGGGCGACTTCGAGTTCATCCCCGACACCGTGCACCTGACCTTCCCGGGGCCGGTGGCCGCGGGCCAGATTGGTCCGCGCAACCGGGGCCTGTCCTCGCTCGTCAACCGCGAGTGGCCCGAGGAGAGCGGCATCGCCGCCGCCCATGCCCAGGGCATCAAGGGCGCGGGCGTGATGCTCGGCATCCTCGACACCGGCGTGGACGCGGACCATCCCGAGCACCAGGACCGCCTCATCCAGTTCCGCTACGTCTCGCTCTTTCCCAACTCGCCGCAGAACCCCGCGCGCGACGTGCGCGGCTTCGATCCGGACGGCCACGGCACCCACGTGGCCGGCATCGCCGCGGGCTCCTTCCATGGCGTCGCCCCGGAGGTGGACCTCTACGTCGCCTCGGTCATCGAATCGGAAACCATCCGCACGAGCCTCGGGCGGGTGGCCGCCGGCATGGAGTGGCTGCTGCACCAGTTCTCCCGTCCGGAGAACGCCATGCGCCCCGCCGTGGTGAACATGTCCCTGGGCTTCCCGGTGCAGCCGCCGCCGGGCGTCAGCGACATGGAGTACCGCTTGAACATCCGCGCCCTGCAGACCCTGGTGCGCCGCCTGGTGGACTCCAACGTCCTGCCCGTGGTGGCCGCCGGCAATGGTGGCGCCGGCACGGCTGGCTACCCAGCGGCCTTCCCAGAGGCCCTGGCCGTGGGGGCAGTGGACTTCGCACGCCGCGTGGCCAGTTTCTCCGCCAGTGGTGTGGTGAATCAGCGCTCCATTCCGGACGTGATGGGCTATGGGGTGAATGTCTACTCGAGCACAGAACGAAGGTGTAACAACCAGGCGTTCTATGAACGAATGAGCGGAACCAGCATGGCAGCCCCTTACGTCGCGGGTCTGGCGGCGCTATATCGCTGCCGGTCCCCCGACTTGACGGCGCTCGAGGTCAGGGATTTGATTCTCGCCAATGTGCTGAAACTGCCCAAGACCGCTGAAGGACGTGCGGGTAGGGGTCTGGCGGTTTACAAGTAG
- a CDS encoding SDR family oxidoreductase — protein sequence MQLKDLKVIVTGGAQGMGAHFAARLLEAGAQVAVGDVNEEKLAALPSAIHRRRLDVANEEDCASFVKWAHERMGGLNGLINNAGILRDGLLVKKDRATGEVKTLSTADWNAVVGVNLTGATLMVREVVAHMARTDQRPGVIVNMSSIARHGNRGQTNYVSAKAALAANTVTWSREFAPFGIRVGAVAPGMIETPMTQGMNQKARDALVAHIPVGRIGEPEDIWLAVKFVLECDYFNGRTIDVDGGLNM from the coding sequence ATGCAACTCAAGGACTTGAAGGTCATCGTCACCGGAGGAGCCCAGGGGATGGGCGCTCACTTCGCCGCACGGCTGCTCGAGGCGGGCGCGCAGGTGGCGGTGGGTGACGTGAACGAGGAGAAGCTCGCCGCGCTGCCCTCCGCCATCCACCGCCGCCGCCTGGACGTGGCCAACGAGGAGGACTGCGCCTCCTTCGTGAAGTGGGCCCACGAGCGCATGGGCGGCCTCAATGGCCTCATCAACAACGCCGGCATCCTGCGCGATGGCCTGCTGGTGAAGAAGGACCGCGCCACCGGCGAGGTGAAGACGCTGTCCACCGCGGACTGGAACGCCGTCGTCGGCGTGAACCTCACGGGCGCCACCCTCATGGTGCGCGAGGTGGTGGCCCACATGGCGCGCACGGACCAGCGCCCCGGCGTCATCGTCAACATGAGCTCCATCGCCCGGCACGGCAATCGCGGGCAGACCAACTACGTGTCCGCCAAGGCGGCGCTCGCGGCCAACACCGTCACCTGGTCGCGCGAGTTCGCCCCCTTCGGCATCCGCGTGGGCGCCGTGGCCCCGGGGATGATCGAAACGCCGATGACCCAGGGCATGAACCAGAAGGCCCGTGACGCGCTGGTGGCCCACATCCCCGTGGGCCGCATCGGCGAGCCCGAGGACATCTGGCTCGCGGTGAAGTTCGTCCTCGAGTGCGACTACTTCAACGGCCGCACCATCGACGTGGATGGCGGCCTGAACATGTAG